TCTTTAAAGTGTTTTTGACAATGTTATGCTTTAAATGCATTGAATAAAGTTAAGTGTAACTCTATCTTTCGAAACAAAGAGAAGTGGCTAATGCATTTCGAGAAGTCACTTTAATGATTGGGGACATTGCAATATGGTGTCCTCTTCCAATCGTAAAAATTTGAAGTTACATTCTTAAAACCCACAGTAATATTCCGCAGACAAAATCACTGGCTGTTGTGTTTGTATAAATATTTCAACACGCTTTTTAAACCCGCATCAATTACCTGATACTGTTTTTTCCTTACTTACCTAACGGTGTTTTTCTTCAATAAGATTGGTCTTGCCTTCTTATCTCACTTTTTAATAAATATAAATAAGTTACGGTTCCCGTTGATCCAAAAAGGGTTAACGCTCTTTTTTGTCGAACTTGCTATTGATCAAGTTTAAAGGGATACGAAGTAAAATGAAGGAGAGTTAATCTTACGAACTGCAGGTTTAGGCCAAATACGGGGGGATAGACTTTGAATCAAAAGAATGAACGTATTGGAAGAGTCCAAGAAATCAATAGGTTTCCAGTGAAATCAGTTTTGGGGGAGTCTTTATCCTCTGCCCCAGTTGATAGTCGAGGTATACTCGGAGACCGTTTATGGGCAATTAAAAATGAGGATGGAAAATTTGGCAGTGGAAAGACTACACGGCGCTTTCAGCAGATGGAAGGCTTGTTTAACTTTAAAGCAAAATATGAGCGGGACACCCCCTTATCACTATGCCCGATGGAACAGAATATCGAGGTGATCAGGAAAGGGTAAACAAGGCACTAAGTGAGCTGTTAGGGTTTCCAGTAATATTGGCAAAGGAAGAGTCAATATCACATTTTGATGAAGGGCCCATAAGTATCATCACAACCTCTGCGTTAAAAATGTTAAGTAAGGATTTAGCGGAAATAGCAGACTCTCGCCGATTTCGGGCAAACCTAGTAATCGAAACAGAAGCAACAGGGTATCTTGAGGATGAATGGGTGGATCAGCTAATTCAAGTAGGAGAAAGTGTTACCCTGAAAATTGTTGCCCCGCTTCAAAGGTGTATTATGGTAAACAATCCTCAAGAGGAACTAAAGCAGGATGCTCGTATATTGAAAACCTTGGCAACTCACCATGCTGCAATGTTTGGGGTTTGGGCAAAAGTTGAACGATGTGGTGAGATAAGAGTTGGGGATGAGGCAATATTACTTAAATAAAATGTGCTGAGTATTTGTTCTGCTAGAATAGTAATTCAATACTTTTGCTCCAAGAAATTTAACAGGAGGACATATAAATTGACCGAAACCAATATGAGGTGGATGACGAGACCAGGATTTTCGCCGTGATAGTGATGATGTTGTTAAAGAAGATTTTTTAAAGGTCTTTTAATCCCTGTTCATATGTTTTATAGTGTTAATGAAGATAAAAAGTAATAGGTGATGGAGTTCACCTTTAACCGCCTTTAGGCTAATGACTCCTGTCAGTTGTGAGGTAGCTGGCAGGAGTCTTTTTATATTGGACAAACTAAGAAAAAAGGGAGGGATAGGGGTGGTTTATTTATTAGTTGGGGCTGCAGGATTTCTTGGAGCCTCTTTGAGGTACTCCATTGGTATTTTCCTCTTTCATGAGAGTGCGGTTTTTCCATTTGCTACTTTGATGGTTAATTTGCTGGGAAGTTTTCTTCTCGCTTGGCTTATGACGGGTCTGCTTGTGCGTTTTTCCTTGCCAGCCCATTTAAAAACAGCTCTGGGAACTGGTTTTGTTGGCTCCTTTACGACTTTTTCAACCTTAAGTGTTGAAACGGTAACACTCTTTCTCGATGGAAAGACAGCACTGGCAGTTTTGTATGTTGCAGCCAGCATTTTTGGCGGATTATGGATGAGCCGACTAGGATTCCGAGTCACGAAAGGAGAAGAAGCAGAATGAGTATGTTTCATTTTCTGATGGTGGGGATGGGCGGTTTCTTTGGAGCGATATGCCGGCTGTGGGTCAGTCAGGTTATAAATAAAAGGATTGTGTCGAGGTTCCCTGCAGCTACGCTTGTTATTAACTTAAGTGGTTCCCTTCTTCTTGGAATCATGGTGGGCTCAGGAATAGAAGGCAGTCTTTTTATGCTGATCGGCACTGGTTTTATGGGAGCTTTCACTACTTTTTCTACATTTAAGCTGGAAGCAATACAGCTCCATATGGATAAAAGGAAAAAAGAGCTCATTCTTTATAATGTATTGAGCTATGGCGGCGGAATACTCTTGGCTTTGCTGGGTATTGAACTGGGCAAGCTCTTCGGATGAAGAAAGGTTTTTCCAATGCGTTTTTTAGGGAATTTCGTATGATAACCTGTCTTATAGAATTATGTTATGATAACAAATAGCATCAAGGAGGTTATTCATATGTTCTGGGAAACTTACATGAAAGAAGATATATTGGTGGATCTGGGAATATCAATTGGGATTTTCCTGCTGTTTCTCCTTTTCCGGAAGCTTTTCACCAAATATATATTTACACTATTATTAAGGCTTAGCAGAAAAGCGCCAAATGACTTTTTCTCACATATTTTTGTTTCATTTCAAAAGCCGATTCAGTGGTTATTTATCATTATAGGAATCTATGTTTCTGTCGGTTATTTTCCTCACTTAAACCAGCATAATTCCTTGTTTTTAGATATTATTAGAGCGTCTGTTATCATTATGATTACCTGGGGCTTGTACAACATGGCAGCTGCATCATCTGCCCTTTTTACCAGTCTAAAGGTTAGGTATAATCTGGAAATTGATGATATTCTCATTCCATTTATCTCAAAGTCCTTGAGAGTTGTTATTGTGGCGATCAGTATAAGCGTGGTTGCCCAGGAATTTGATTATGATGTTAATGGCTTTGTTGCTGGACTTGGATTAGGCGGAGTCGCCATTGCTTTTGCTGCCAAGGATGTACTGGGCAATTTGTTTGGCGGATTTGTCATCATTACTGAAAAGCCGTTCACGATTGGCGATTGGATTATGACGCCAAGTGTGGAGGGAACAGTTGAAGATATTTCTTTTCGAAGCACCAGGGTAAGGACATTTGCCCAGGCGCTGGTCACAGTTCCTAATGCTACTTTAGCCAATGAATCGATTACAAACTGGAGCAAGATGGGGAAAAGGCAAATCAGCTTCAGATTGCGTGTTACTCATGATACAACGAAAGATCAAATGGCGAATGTGGTAGGGCAGATCGAGTATCTGTTAAAAAATCATCCCGATATACACCCGGAAACCATTCTTGTGACCTTTGACGACTACAAAGAAAATGGACTCGATATCTTCCTTTATTTCTTTACCAAAACGACAAATTGGGGAGAATTCCTGAAAATTAAGGAAGAAATTAATTTTGAGATCATGGACATTCTTGAAAATGAGCGTGTTTATGTAGCTATGCCAAGCAGGAAATTATATTTAGACCCTGATGGGGAAAATCAGCTGAATAAAGATTCCAGGGTAAGACAGGAATCGTGATATGAAAAAAGGCGGACCGGTGAGTCCGCCTTTTTATTTTGAAAACAATGTATTCCACTGTTCGGCCTTGGCTAAAGCAAGAGTGTCCTCTTTAACTTCTCCCGGCTTTACTCCGCTTCCAATGATATAGTCAGCAAACTCCATGCCTACAAACTCGAAGATATATTGAAATTGCTGAACAAGGGGAAGTCCTTTTACTTTCGCGCTGCTGCCGCCTGTAATAACAACGTAAGCTTTCTTCTTTGCCAGCTCTTCTTTCAGGTTAAAGCGTTCATCCCTTAGATACTGTGACCAGCGATCAAAGAAATCCTTCATCGGACCGCTCATCCCATACCAATACAGAGGCGTGGCAAATAGAAAAACATCATGTGACAGCATATGCTGAATTAATTGCTCATAATCGTCTTTTACCGGTGAAAAACCGCCTGCTGCATGCCTCTTATCAATAATCGGTTCAATATGCATTTCAGACAGCTGAACAAGGGTATGTTCAGTGCCTTCTACTATTTTTTTGCCAGGAATTCGGAGTTGCCATTTTCTCTTGTGCTTCCCAGCAGGGCCAAAACTTTCATAAAAAATCGCTCCTTCAACACTTTCATTTGTTAATGGATTTTACACAAAAAATTCCAAGAAAGCAAAGACCAGGTCTTTACATAAGTGCCCTCTAATCTTTACATTCTATTAATCTTCCATTTACACACTGTCACTATACTTTTAATTGTGGTTAAAAACAACAGGGAGGATTACTAGAATGAGATTAAAGAAATTGACAAAAAAAGCAATTCCGGTTCTTGCTGCTTCTGCA
This window of the Cytobacillus pseudoceanisediminis genome carries:
- a CDS encoding MOSC N-terminal beta barrel domain-containing protein, with amino-acid sequence MNQKNERIGRVQEINRFPVKSVLGESLSSAPVDSRGILGDRLWAIKNEDGKFGSGKTTRRFQQMEGLFNFKAKYERDTPLSLCPMEQNIEVIRKG
- a CDS encoding fluoride efflux transporter FluC is translated as MVYLLVGAAGFLGASLRYSIGIFLFHESAVFPFATLMVNLLGSFLLAWLMTGLLVRFSLPAHLKTALGTGFVGSFTTFSTLSVETVTLFLDGKTALAVLYVAASIFGGLWMSRLGFRVTKGEEAE
- the crcB gene encoding fluoride efflux transporter CrcB; amino-acid sequence: MSMFHFLMVGMGGFFGAICRLWVSQVINKRIVSRFPAATLVINLSGSLLLGIMVGSGIEGSLFMLIGTGFMGAFTTFSTFKLEAIQLHMDKRKKELILYNVLSYGGGILLALLGIELGKLFG
- a CDS encoding MOSC domain-containing protein; translated protein: MAKEESISHFDEGPISIITTSALKMLSKDLAEIADSRRFRANLVIETEATGYLEDEWVDQLIQVGESVTLKIVAPLQRCIMVNNPQEELKQDARILKTLATHHAAMFGVWAKVERCGEIRVGDEAILLK
- a CDS encoding mechanosensitive ion channel family protein — encoded protein: MFWETYMKEDILVDLGISIGIFLLFLLFRKLFTKYIFTLLLRLSRKAPNDFFSHIFVSFQKPIQWLFIIIGIYVSVGYFPHLNQHNSLFLDIIRASVIIMITWGLYNMAAASSALFTSLKVRYNLEIDDILIPFISKSLRVVIVAISISVVAQEFDYDVNGFVAGLGLGGVAIAFAAKDVLGNLFGGFVIITEKPFTIGDWIMTPSVEGTVEDISFRSTRVRTFAQALVTVPNATLANESITNWSKMGKRQISFRLRVTHDTTKDQMANVVGQIEYLLKNHPDIHPETILVTFDDYKENGLDIFLYFFTKTTNWGEFLKIKEEINFEIMDILENERVYVAMPSRKLYLDPDGENQLNKDSRVRQES